Proteins from a single region of Belliella baltica DSM 15883:
- a CDS encoding tetratricopeptide repeat protein has protein sequence MNLNLIKYPIILAILLLTLVSCDSTEDKKGRFLLKGNEKLKENDLTGAIAYYDEALIIDSEFNDALLNRAIVYERLNRLDLAIADYSKILSNKNSMDTLVYFQRGLAYLDNGEYYKALSDAEKLIEIYDTNWKPYFLMGLVKEQLADLDGALMAFEKGLSINPSNNDLLVNQATIHYYKKDYDEAIALLDQAEKNNPKEANIYNLRSMISFDMKAYQAAFDWVEKAIALNVNEAYYYNNRGLYRLFLDDLEKGLEDINFSLKKNPTNPFAWRNKGIYYFMKGEKSLAIKYLEDALKNNPDMDLAQYYYDQSLSL, from the coding sequence ATGAATCTGAATCTAATTAAGTACCCTATTATTCTTGCGATATTACTTTTAACACTAGTGAGTTGTGACTCTACAGAGGATAAAAAAGGACGTTTTTTACTTAAGGGAAATGAGAAATTGAAAGAGAACGACCTCACTGGTGCTATAGCTTATTATGATGAAGCATTGATTATTGATTCAGAATTCAATGATGCCCTACTCAACAGAGCCATCGTTTACGAAAGGTTGAATAGACTCGATTTGGCAATAGCTGATTACTCAAAAATCTTATCCAATAAAAATTCCATGGATACTTTGGTTTATTTTCAACGTGGATTGGCATATTTAGATAATGGAGAATATTACAAAGCCCTGAGTGATGCGGAAAAATTGATTGAAATTTACGATACTAATTGGAAGCCCTATTTCTTGATGGGCTTGGTAAAGGAGCAATTAGCAGATTTAGATGGTGCTTTGATGGCTTTTGAAAAGGGCTTGTCAATAAACCCTAGCAATAATGACCTTTTAGTGAATCAAGCAACTATTCATTATTATAAAAAAGATTATGATGAAGCCATTGCTTTACTTGATCAGGCTGAAAAAAATAATCCAAAAGAAGCAAATATTTACAATTTAAGATCTATGATTTCCTTTGATATGAAAGCTTATCAAGCTGCTTTCGATTGGGTAGAAAAAGCCATTGCTTTAAATGTAAATGAAGCTTATTATTACAACAATAGAGGTTTGTACAGGTTGTTTTTAGATGATTTAGAAAAAGGACTTGAAGATATTAATTTCAGTTTGAAAAAGAATCCCACAAATCCCTTTGCATGGAGAAATAAAGGAATATACTACTTTATGAAGGGAGAGAAGAGCTTAGCAATCAAATACCTTGAAGATGCGCTCAAAAATAACCCTGATATGGATTTAGCACAATATTACTACGATCAATCTTTAAGTTTATAA
- a CDS encoding PAS domain-containing hybrid sensor histidine kinase/response regulator, with protein sequence MVFLADDSFPYNIFYSNVLFDQVIGENLKEKNLVGLGLDINSYIFKEELIINFQNKEYSFQLELPQENGSNYFLFYKGKEIRGIGLPPKADAQQFFKNSLDLIGIGQENFLTWVSESIRPMLGYAPEEVINMDLCQYFHEEDLPVAKEFLFDVKKGLDKSQFTARILAKNGDYKWIDWHIQFRDGKFYTIGRDVSDQLKIQLEQNKQNELYRLGEEVAQVGVWEINLIENSVYWSDEVYAIHEIEEDRENFNIDKALDFYLPIFRPVMEQAVKSCIDEGKDFDHVVKIKTSKDNEKWVRALGKAKFRDNQVIRVFGTFQDVSEERRLVDELGLFKELFDLSPEAILIMDIEGEIIFTNQEAHKRLGIFDGSQSQHLISSYDQKFVVDREWDTHIQILEKEKNVRYRSKLIHTDGKEFPVEVSCNLITLQGEKYIISFSRDITERIQLEKSLQDSSDFLLHLTEQVPGALYQFVLDKEGEMKFAYLSPGIRSILDIGENEINSMSDIGLAISKIHPQDIAQVLMTSVASAKKLSPWSCQFRVKEVGSENYKWVMGAAKPELLDTGDVVWYGYLSDITEQKVFEETLKNARETAEKANKIKSEFLSMISHELRTPLNAISGSVYTLLQDEHTPVQASALNTINFAVDNLIIMINDLLDFQKIEAGKLNLELNPMKLNEVIQQVLNGLEFHAKDSQNDLKLHIEDEVNIRVMGDKVRLAQVLNNLITNALKFTKKGKVDVFVKRKPSNENKAKIYFEVKDTGIGIAKEHQDRIFQDFDQIQHSFSKKYGGTGLGLSITKKLLNRMDSDIQVESEVGQGSSFYFEIEFDLLPELSENGVKKPNKQALDFSSLNILMAEDNDVNSLVLGKIIKKWGFDHVRVMNGKEAVDAVQDGNFDIVLMDIQMPVMNGFEATEKIKSFSKIPVIALTAAAKLEVMENIEKSGFDGFVAKPIDAAELLRKIKEVLSSNSYKLKD encoded by the coding sequence ATGGTTTTTCTCGCGGACGATTCTTTTCCATATAATATTTTTTACAGCAATGTACTTTTCGACCAAGTAATAGGTGAGAATTTAAAAGAAAAGAACCTCGTAGGATTGGGATTGGATATCAATTCCTATATTTTTAAAGAGGAGTTAATCATTAATTTCCAAAATAAAGAATATTCCTTTCAATTGGAGCTACCACAGGAAAATGGCTCAAATTACTTTTTATTTTATAAAGGAAAAGAAATTAGAGGAATTGGACTTCCTCCTAAGGCAGATGCGCAACAGTTTTTTAAGAATAGCCTTGATCTTATTGGTATTGGGCAAGAAAACTTCCTTACATGGGTCAGTGAATCAATTAGACCAATGCTGGGCTATGCACCTGAGGAGGTGATCAATATGGATCTCTGTCAGTATTTTCATGAAGAAGACCTTCCTGTAGCTAAAGAATTTTTATTTGATGTCAAAAAAGGCTTAGACAAAAGCCAATTTACAGCAAGGATTTTAGCTAAAAATGGTGATTATAAATGGATAGATTGGCACATTCAATTTAGAGATGGTAAATTTTATACCATCGGAAGAGATGTTTCAGATCAGCTTAAAATTCAACTTGAGCAAAATAAGCAAAATGAACTTTATCGATTAGGTGAAGAAGTAGCCCAAGTAGGAGTTTGGGAAATTAATCTGATTGAAAATTCAGTTTATTGGAGTGATGAAGTGTATGCCATACATGAAATAGAAGAGGATAGAGAAAATTTCAATATCGATAAAGCCCTAGATTTTTATCTTCCTATTTTCAGACCTGTTATGGAACAGGCGGTCAAAAGCTGCATTGATGAAGGTAAAGACTTTGATCATGTCGTTAAGATTAAGACTTCAAAAGACAACGAAAAGTGGGTAAGAGCACTTGGTAAAGCCAAATTCAGGGATAATCAAGTTATTCGTGTTTTTGGTACATTCCAAGATGTTTCTGAGGAAAGAAGGTTAGTTGATGAATTGGGTCTGTTTAAAGAATTGTTTGATTTATCACCGGAGGCCATTTTGATCATGGATATTGAGGGTGAAATTATTTTTACGAACCAAGAAGCTCACAAGCGCCTAGGAATATTTGATGGTAGTCAATCTCAACACTTGATTAGTTCCTATGATCAAAAGTTTGTTGTTGATCGAGAGTGGGATACCCACATACAAATCCTTGAAAAAGAAAAAAATGTAAGGTACAGAAGTAAGTTGATACATACTGATGGCAAGGAATTTCCAGTAGAGGTAAGTTGCAACTTAATCACTTTACAAGGTGAAAAATACATTATTTCTTTCTCTAGAGATATCACTGAAAGAATACAACTAGAAAAATCACTTCAAGATTCGTCCGATTTTTTACTACATCTAACAGAGCAAGTTCCTGGAGCTTTGTATCAGTTTGTTTTGGATAAGGAAGGGGAGATGAAGTTTGCTTATTTAAGTCCTGGTATCAGATCCATTCTAGATATTGGAGAAAATGAAATCAATAGCATGAGTGATATTGGTTTGGCGATTTCCAAAATTCATCCTCAGGACATTGCTCAAGTTTTGATGACTTCAGTAGCTTCTGCCAAAAAGCTAAGTCCTTGGTCATGTCAATTTAGAGTCAAAGAAGTGGGGTCTGAAAATTACAAATGGGTCATGGGTGCTGCAAAACCAGAATTGCTTGATACAGGAGATGTGGTTTGGTATGGTTACTTATCCGATATTACGGAGCAAAAGGTTTTTGAAGAAACCCTTAAAAATGCGCGTGAAACGGCAGAAAAAGCCAATAAAATCAAGTCTGAATTCTTGTCAATGATCAGCCATGAATTGAGAACACCTCTCAATGCGATTTCAGGTTCTGTATATACTTTGCTTCAGGATGAACATACGCCGGTACAGGCATCAGCACTCAACACGATCAATTTTGCTGTAGATAATTTGATCATCATGATCAATGACCTTTTAGATTTCCAAAAAATCGAAGCGGGTAAGTTGAACTTGGAATTGAATCCAATGAAACTGAATGAAGTGATACAACAGGTTTTAAACGGACTTGAGTTTCATGCCAAAGACAGTCAAAATGATCTAAAACTTCACATTGAAGATGAAGTAAATATCAGGGTAATGGGGGATAAGGTAAGGCTCGCACAAGTCTTGAATAATTTGATTACCAATGCACTAAAATTCACTAAAAAAGGGAAAGTTGATGTGTTTGTTAAACGTAAACCATCAAATGAAAATAAAGCAAAAATATATTTTGAGGTAAAAGATACCGGAATTGGCATAGCTAAAGAGCATCAAGACAGAATCTTCCAAGATTTTGATCAGATTCAGCATTCCTTCAGTAAAAAATATGGTGGAACAGGTCTTGGTTTATCAATTACCAAGAAGTTGTTGAATAGAATGGATAGTGATATTCAAGTAGAATCTGAAGTAGGACAAGGTTCTAGTTTCTATTTTGAAATAGAATTTGATTTACTCCCAGAACTTAGCGAAAATGGCGTCAAAAAACCAAACAAGCAAGCTTTAGATTTTTCTTCATTGAATATCTTGATGGCAGAAGATAATGATGTGAACTCTCTTGTCTTAGGGAAGATCATCAAAAAATGGGGGTTTGACCATGTTCGTGTCATGAATGGCAAAGAGGCAGTAGATGCAGTACAAGATGGAAACTTCGACATTGTATTGATGGATATCCAAATGCCTGTTATGAATGGTTTTGAAGCCACAGAGAAAATAAAATCTTTCTCAAAGATTCCTGTAATCGCTTTGACAGCTGCAGCCAAGCTAGAAGTTATGGAAAATATTGAGAAAAGTGGTTTTGATGGGTTTGTTGCCAAACCGATTGATGCCGCAGAATTGCTTAGAAAAATTAAGGAAGTCCTCTCTTCTAATTCTTATAAACTTAAAGATTGA
- a CDS encoding aconitate hydratase, which produces MAFDIEMIKAVYEKYPSRIAAARKAVGRPLTLTEKILYAHLSEGEAKVAYERGNSYVDFQPDRVAMQDATAQMALLQFMQAGRNQVAVPSTVHCDHLIQAEVGATADLTKAKDKNREVYDFLASVSNKYGIGFWKPGAGIIHQVVLENYAFPGGMMIGTDSHTPNAGGLGMIAIGVGGADACDVMAGLPWELKFPKLIGVKLTGKLSGWTSAKDVILKVAGILTVKGGTGAVVEYFGEGANALSATGKGTICNMGAEIGATTSIFGYDQKTADYLKGTDRADIVALADGIKEHLNGDAEVYANPEKYFDQVIEINLSELEPHINGPFTPDLAWPISKFAAAVKENGWPAKLEVGLIGSCTNSSYEDISRAASLAQQAVDKKLQAKSEYTITPGSEQVRFTVERDGFLNIFDKMGGVVLANACGPCIGQWARHGAEKQEKNSIITSFNRNFAKRADGNPNTHSFVASPEIVTAMAIAGDLTFNPMTDTLTNKDGQQVKLEEPKGLELPTIGFAVEDAGYQAPAEDGSDVNVIVDPQSERLQLLEPFLPWEGTDLKGLKLLIKAKGKCTTDHISMAGPWLRFRGHLDNISNNMLIGAVNFFNEATNKVKNQLTGEYGEVPAVQRQYKLHGVGSIVIGDENYGEGSSREHAAMEPRFLGVRAILVKSFARIHETNLKKQGMLALTFANPEDYELIQEDDSIDIVGLDSFAPGKQLTVVLNHADGNKHKIKVNHTYNAGQIGWFKAGSALNLIKGDA; this is translated from the coding sequence ATGGCATTTGATATAGAAATGATAAAGGCGGTCTATGAAAAATATCCTTCAAGGATAGCTGCTGCAAGAAAAGCAGTAGGAAGACCTCTTACATTGACAGAAAAAATATTGTACGCTCACCTATCTGAAGGTGAAGCTAAAGTAGCCTACGAAAGAGGAAATTCATACGTGGATTTTCAACCTGATAGAGTTGCCATGCAAGATGCAACAGCACAAATGGCACTTTTACAATTCATGCAAGCTGGTAGAAATCAGGTAGCAGTACCTTCAACAGTTCACTGTGATCACTTGATTCAAGCTGAAGTGGGTGCTACAGCAGATTTGACAAAAGCAAAAGATAAAAATAGAGAAGTTTATGATTTTTTGGCTTCGGTATCAAATAAGTATGGTATTGGTTTCTGGAAGCCTGGAGCAGGGATTATCCACCAAGTTGTTTTAGAAAACTATGCTTTCCCAGGAGGTATGATGATCGGAACAGATTCACATACACCAAACGCTGGTGGACTTGGAATGATCGCTATTGGTGTTGGTGGGGCTGATGCTTGTGACGTGATGGCAGGACTTCCATGGGAATTGAAATTCCCTAAATTAATTGGTGTAAAATTAACAGGTAAGCTTTCTGGCTGGACTTCAGCAAAAGATGTTATCCTTAAAGTAGCAGGAATTCTAACCGTGAAGGGTGGAACTGGTGCTGTAGTAGAATACTTCGGTGAAGGTGCTAATGCTCTTTCCGCCACAGGAAAAGGAACCATTTGTAATATGGGTGCTGAAATTGGAGCAACAACTTCAATTTTTGGTTATGACCAAAAAACAGCGGATTACTTGAAAGGAACAGATCGTGCAGACATTGTAGCTTTAGCTGACGGAATCAAAGAACATTTGAATGGAGATGCTGAAGTTTATGCAAATCCTGAAAAATACTTTGATCAAGTAATTGAAATCAACCTTTCAGAATTAGAGCCGCATATTAATGGGCCATTTACTCCCGATTTAGCTTGGCCAATATCTAAATTTGCCGCTGCTGTTAAAGAAAATGGATGGCCTGCAAAATTGGAAGTGGGACTAATCGGTTCTTGTACCAACTCTTCTTATGAAGATATTTCTCGTGCAGCTTCTTTAGCGCAGCAAGCAGTTGATAAAAAATTACAAGCTAAATCTGAATATACCATTACTCCAGGTTCTGAACAAGTGAGATTCACTGTAGAAAGAGATGGGTTTTTGAATATTTTTGATAAAATGGGTGGTGTAGTTCTTGCCAATGCTTGTGGACCTTGTATCGGTCAGTGGGCTAGACATGGTGCGGAAAAACAAGAGAAAAACTCTATCATCACTTCTTTCAATAGAAACTTTGCAAAAAGAGCAGATGGAAACCCAAATACACACTCTTTTGTAGCCTCACCTGAGATCGTTACTGCAATGGCTATCGCAGGGGACCTGACTTTCAATCCTATGACCGATACTTTGACTAACAAAGATGGTCAGCAAGTGAAATTAGAAGAGCCAAAGGGTTTAGAACTTCCAACAATTGGATTTGCAGTGGAGGATGCAGGATATCAAGCTCCAGCAGAAGATGGTTCGGATGTGAATGTAATTGTAGATCCTCAATCTGAAAGACTTCAATTGTTAGAACCATTCCTTCCTTGGGAGGGTACAGATCTTAAAGGCTTGAAACTTTTGATCAAGGCAAAAGGTAAATGTACAACTGACCATATCTCTATGGCAGGACCTTGGTTGAGATTCAGAGGTCATTTGGATAACATTTCTAACAACATGTTGATCGGTGCTGTAAACTTCTTTAACGAAGCTACAAATAAAGTTAAGAATCAATTGACAGGCGAATACGGTGAAGTTCCAGCTGTTCAGCGTCAGTATAAGTTACATGGAGTTGGTTCTATTGTAATTGGTGATGAAAACTATGGTGAAGGTTCCTCAAGAGAGCATGCAGCTATGGAGCCTAGATTCTTGGGCGTAAGAGCTATTTTGGTGAAATCTTTTGCCAGAATTCACGAAACAAACTTGAAGAAACAAGGGATGTTGGCCTTGACTTTTGCCAATCCAGAAGACTATGAATTAATTCAAGAAGATGATAGTATCGATATCGTTGGGCTAGATTCTTTTGCTCCAGGCAAGCAATTGACGGTGGTTTTGAATCATGCTGATGGAAATAAACATAAAATCAAAGTAAATCACACTTACAATGCAGGTCAGATAGGTTGGTTCAAAGCAGGATCTGCCTTGAACTTGATCAAAGGAGATGCATAA
- a CDS encoding TIGR00366 family protein, translating into MDKSKQVNLSPTFVVALLLSLIVFLSAVIFTQPDSSLDLLYAFDVLKFWQKGFWELLEFTLQMVLILGISDFFQTPQSLGFIDLNYVNFMLLGAGLLAYQSLTSFIKSVTIALSGSVEIILQFPFYAGILGMMKYSGLLSIFSESMVNISSPETFPLLSFLSAAMVNFFIPSGGGQWAIQGPIIMDAANQLGLNQAKMVMVFSYGDQLSNMLQPFWALPLLAITGVPAKEILKYTAYFFLIGLLVFGLGIYFLF; encoded by the coding sequence TTGGATAAATCAAAGCAAGTAAACCTTTCGCCTACTTTTGTTGTCGCTTTACTTTTGAGTCTGATAGTTTTCCTGTCAGCAGTAATTTTTACGCAACCTGATAGCAGTTTGGATTTGTTGTATGCGTTTGATGTGCTCAAATTTTGGCAAAAGGGTTTTTGGGAGCTTTTAGAATTTACTTTACAAATGGTTTTGATTTTAGGGATTTCAGACTTTTTTCAAACTCCACAATCTTTGGGATTTATAGATTTGAATTATGTGAATTTTATGTTGCTAGGTGCAGGACTCTTGGCTTACCAAAGTTTAACTTCTTTTATAAAATCAGTTACTATTGCCCTATCAGGATCAGTTGAAATCATTCTTCAATTTCCCTTTTATGCAGGTATTTTGGGCATGATGAAATATTCGGGTTTGCTCTCGATTTTCTCCGAAAGCATGGTTAATATTTCCTCTCCTGAGACCTTTCCACTTCTCTCATTTTTGAGTGCTGCTATGGTCAACTTCTTTATTCCTTCTGGTGGGGGACAGTGGGCAATTCAAGGCCCAATCATTATGGATGCTGCAAATCAACTTGGTTTAAATCAAGCAAAAATGGTTATGGTATTTTCTTATGGCGATCAATTAAGTAATATGCTCCAACCGTTTTGGGCACTTCCTTTATTAGCGATCACAGGAGTCCCAGCAAAAGAAATTCTGAAATATACAGCCTACTTCTTTTTAATCGGTTTGCTGGTCTTTGGTCTAGGGATCTACTTTCTTTTTTAA